A window of Psychroflexus sp. ALD_RP9 contains these coding sequences:
- the secE gene encoding preprotein translocase subunit SecE, whose amino-acid sequence MANIKSYVSSSYDELKNHVTWPANADAQRLMVVVAVFSVLFSLAIWGVDELFSAVIAQYFNWVKF is encoded by the coding sequence ATGGCAAACATTAAATCTTACGTATCAAGTTCATATGATGAGCTTAAAAATCATGTTACATGGCCTGCAAACGCTGACGCACAGCGTTTGATGGTTGTAGTGGCAGTTTTTTCTGTTTTGTTCTCCCTGGCGATTTGGGGTGTTGATGAGCTTTTTAGTGCTGTAATAGCGCAATATTTCAATTGGGTAAAATTTTAA
- the nusG gene encoding transcription termination/antitermination protein NusG, translating to MAETSLKKWYVVRSISGSENKVKDYIEKEISQQGLSDYVDDILVPTEKVVQIRNGKKINKEKVYFPGYIMVQANLEGEVPHVIKNVNGVIGFLGETKGGDPVPLRKSEVNRLLGKVDELSVQKETVAIPYSVGETIKVIDGPFNSFTGTIEKVNEEKRKLQVMVKIFGRKTPVELSYMQVEKI from the coding sequence ATGGCTGAAACTAGCTTAAAAAAATGGTATGTTGTCAGGTCAATAAGTGGGTCTGAAAACAAAGTCAAAGATTATATTGAAAAAGAGATTTCTCAACAAGGTCTGAGTGATTATGTTGATGATATTTTAGTGCCTACAGAAAAAGTTGTACAAATTAGGAACGGTAAAAAAATTAACAAGGAGAAAGTTTATTTTCCTGGTTATATCATGGTTCAAGCCAATTTAGAAGGTGAAGTGCCTCATGTAATTAAGAATGTTAATGGGGTTATTGGTTTTTTAGGTGAAACTAAAGGTGGTGATCCAGTTCCTTTGCGTAAGTCTGAGGTAAATCGCCTCCTTGGTAAGGTTGATGAATTATCTGTTCAAAAAGAAACAGTGGCTATCCCTTATTCTGTAGGAGAAACAATTAAAGTTATTGATGGTCCGTTTAATAGTTTTACAGGAACTATTGAGAAAGTTAATGAGGAAAAGAGAAAATTGCAAGTTATGGTTAAGATCTTTGGTCGTAAAACACCTGTAGAGCTTAGTTATATGCAAGTTGAAAAAATATAA